A single region of the Lotus japonicus ecotype B-129 chromosome 4, LjGifu_v1.2 genome encodes:
- the LOC130716086 gene encoding uncharacterized protein LOC130716086 yields MASCIPNSLSFQGRKTSPNCLFGWNIGRKGVADNKPQINYHDIDLTFSTSLVDKTFLKGKELKCCYRATIDGFSAADFHNCCDFKGPCVIIGYTNKNFKFGAFNPEGYRSTDDYYDTFDPFLFYWADIEAEPIVLPKVGGSGAALFDYARGGPQFGADGLLIGPPLAPVMGGFAGPDTNSGIGDLRQAKSRLGLSYAKREDGKESIFGDESRAVLQEVEVFCSPKIASLY; encoded by the exons ATGGCATCTTGTATCCCAAACTCTCTATCTTTCCAAGGGAGGAAGACAAGCCCAAATTGCTTATTCGGTTGGAACATAGGCAGAAAAGGAGTTGCTGACAACAAACCTCAGATTAACTACCATGACATTGATCTCACTTTCTCAACTTCTCTGGTTGACAAAACATTCTTAAAAG GGAAGGAGCTGAAATGCTGCTACAGAGCTACAATTGATGGATTCAGTGCAGCTGATTTCCACAATTGCTGTGACTTCAAGGGTCCATGTGTGATAATTGGCTACACAAACAAAAATTTCAAGTTTGGTGCATTCAACCCTGAAGGTTATAGGAGCACTGATGACTACTATGATACATTTGATCCCTTTCTATTTTATTGGGCAGACATTGAAGCTGAACCCATCGTTTTACCCAAGGTTGGTGGAAGTGGTGCAGCCCTGTTTGATTATGCTCGCGGCGGGCCGCAGTTTGGGGCCGATGGGCTTCTTATTGGGCCTCCATTAGCTCCGGTTATGGGTGGTTTTGCAGGGCCTGATACCAATTCTGGGATTGGTGACTTGAGACAAGCTAAGTCTAGATTGGGACTGTCTTATGCTAAGAGGGAGGATGGTAAGGAGTCTATTTTTGGTGATGAGTCAAGGGCAGTTCTGCAAGAAGTGGAAGTGTTTTGCAGTCCCAAAATTGCAAGCTTATACTAG
- the LOC130711893 gene encoding NAC domain-containing protein 71-like — protein MEGAPLPPGFRFHPTDEELVGYYLKRKVEGLEIELEVIPVIDFYKFDPWELPEKSFLPRRDLEWFFFCPRDRKYPNGSRTNRATKAGYWKATGKDRKVISQCDDASTVTGYRKTLVFYLGRAPLGDRTHWVMHEYRLCDDDPGQASPCFKGGFALCRVTKKNEKTSYSHGEQKGKEGASSSINGSDTSLRFSGDGSSQASHLNNESHYSSPVTSPYNVAPVPDTNQAFTETNPSNFWISSNMILDSSKDYAQVQDVVSEYSPRYGLPSAVTPRQSSEQEQTEISSSLSNSNFNAEIEFSDNLSQIGCMSPCTSHGNFMDFYGNFDAPYEGYHQINSVPHPDPF, from the exons ATGGAAGGGGCACCACTGCCACCAGGTTTTCGTTTCCATCCTACTGATGAAGAACTAGTTGGATACTACCTTAAAAGAAAAGTGGAGGGGCTTGAAATTGAGCTTGAAGTTATCCCTGTGATTGATTTTTACAAATTTGATCCATGGGAGTTGCCCG AGAAATCGTTTCTTCCAAGACGAGATTTGGAGTGGTTTTTCTTCTGTCCAAGGGATCGCAAGTACCCAAATGGATCAAGAACAAATAGAGCTACAAAAGCTGGGTATTGGAAAGCCACTGGAAAAGACAGAAAAGTGATAAGCCAGTGTGATGATGCATCCACTGTCACAGGGTACCGCAAGACACTGGTTTTCTATCTTGGAAGGGCTCCTCTTGGGGATAGAACTCACTGGGTCATGCATGAGTATCgcctctgtgatgatgatcctgGACAAGCCTCACCATGTTTTAAG GGTGGTTTTGCTTTGTGCCGAGTTActaagaagaatgagaagacAAGTTACTCACATGGAGAACAAAAGGGGAAGGAGGGTGCAAGCAGTTCCATCAATGGGAGTGACACCTCTTTAAGATTCTCTGGTGACGGTTCCTCTCAAGCAAGCCACCTGAATAATGAGAGTCATTATTCAAGCCCTGTTACTTCTCCATACAATGTGGCTCCAGTGCCAGATACCAACCAAGCTTTCACAGAAACCAACCCTTCAAACTTCTGGATCTCTTCTAACATGATTCTTGATTCTTCAAAG GACTATGCTCAAGTACAAGATGTTGTGTCTGAATATTCTCCTAGGTATGGCTTACCAAGTGCAGTGACACCAAGGCAATCATCAGaacaagaacaaacagaaatttCATCTAGTTTATCTAACTCAAATTTTAATGCAGAAATTGAATTTTCTGATAATCTCAGTCAAATTGGGTGCATGTCACCTTGCACAAGCCATGGGAATTTCATGGACTTTTATGGAAATTTTGATGCTCCCTATGAAGGTTATCATCAAATTAATTCAGTCCCACATCCAGATCCCTTTTAA
- the LOC130711892 gene encoding pentatricopeptide repeat-containing protein At5g46580, chloroplastic, whose product MAAPLSTIVDIYFTDTIRTRFTITSPSRSKTHRKCAATSNSNTEAPLSPTSDTSNNNKNKNKNTSLSDQLTPLSNTTLPTSEQTHVLSKPPKPTWLNPTKAKRPVLNHQRQKRASPSYNPQLRDFQRFAQKLNDCDAADFTACLEEIPHAPLTRENALLLLNSLKAWQKTLMFLNWMKTTQDSLPMETIFYNVTMKSLRFGRQFQLIEELAHQMIDDGIQLDNITYSTIISCAKKCYLFDKAVYWFERMYKTGLMPDEVTYSAILDVYARLGKFEEVVSLYERGRATGWKPDPITFSVLAKMFGEAGDYDGIRYVLQEMKSLSVQPNLVVYNTLLEAMGKAGKPGFARSLFEEMIDSGIAPNEKTLTALIKIYGKARWSRDALELWQRMKENGWPMDFILYNTLLNMCADVGLVEEAETLFRDMKQSEHCRPDSWSYTAMLNIYGSEGDVDKAMNLFEEMNKLGIELNVMGCTCLIQCLGKAMEIDDLVRVFNVSVERGVKLDDRLCGCLLSVLSLSQGSKDEEKVLACLQQANPKLVAFIQLIVDEETSFETVKGEFKGIISNATVEVRRPFCNCLIDICRSKDLQERAHELLYLGTLYGLYPGLHSKTEYEWCLDVRSLSVGAALTALEEWMWTLTKIVQREEALPEYFLAQTGTGAHKFAQGLNLSFASHVRKLAAPFRQSEDKVGSFIATREDLVSWIQSKFLSTTTAT is encoded by the coding sequence ATGGCTGCTCCTCTCTCCACCATTGTAGATATCTACTTCACTGACACCATAAGAACAAGGTTCACCATCACTTCCCCTTCAAGGTCAAAGACTCATAGAAAATGTGCTGCCACTTCCAATTCCAACACAGAAGCTCCCCTTTCACCAACATCAGACACatccaacaacaacaagaacaagaacaagaacacTTCATTATCAGACCAACTCACTCCCCTTTCCAACACCACATTACCCACTTCAGAACAAACCCATGTTCTGTCAAAGCCACCAAAACCCACCTGGCTCAACCCCACCAAGGCCAAGCGCCCTGTGCTCAATCACCAGAGGCAGAAACGTGCTTCTCCTTCATACAATCCACAGCTCAGAGATTTCCAGCGCTTTGCTCAGAAGCTGAATGATTGTGACGCCGCTGATTTCACCGCTTGTCTTGAGGAAATCCCACACGCTCCGCTTACCAGGGAAAACGCGCTTTTGCTGCTCAACAGCTTGAAGGCATGGCAGAAGACCCTTATGTTTCTGAACTGGATGAAGACGACCCAGGATTCGTTACCCATGGAAACCATCTTCTACAATGTCACAATGAAGTCTTTGAGGTTTGGGAGGCAGTTTCAGCTGATTGAAGAACTTGCACACCAGATGATTGATGATGGGATTCAACTGGATAACATCACTTACTCCACTATCATCAGCTGTGCCAAGAAGTGCTACCTGTTTGATAAGGCTGTGTACTGGTTTGAGAGGATGTACAAGACCGGTTTGATGCCGGACGAGGTAACTTATTCGGCTATATTAGATGTTTATGCAAGGTTAGGCAAGTTTGAAGAGGTGGTGAGTTTGTATGAGAGAGGTAGAGCAACAGGGTGGAAACCTGACCCTATCACATTCTCTGTGCTGGCGAAGATGTTTGGGGAGGCTGGGGATTATGATGGGATTAGGTATGTTTTGCAAGAGATGAAGTCTCTTAGTGTGCAGCCTAATTTAGTTGTGTACAACACCTTGTTGGAGGCAATGGGAAAGGCTGGGAAGCCAGGGTTTGCGCGGAGCCTGTTTGAAGAAATGATTGACTCGGGGATAGCGCCGAACGAGAAGACTCTAACAGCATTGATCAAGATATATGGCAAGGCCAGGTGGTCTCGCGATGCGTTAGAACTGTGGCAGCGGATGAAGGAAAATGGCTGGCCTATGGATTTTATTCTGTACAATACATTGTTGAATATGTGCGCCGATGTCGGGTTGGTGGAGGAAGCTGAAACTCTATTCAGGGACATGAAACAGTCTGAGCATTGTAGGCCAGACAGTTGGAGTTACACAGCAATGCTCAACATATATGGGAGTGAAGGGGATGTTGACAAGGCAATGAACTTGTTTGAAGAGATGAATAAGTTGGGTATTGAACTAAACGTGATGGGGTGCACCTGTTTGATTCAGTGCTTGGGAAAGGCTATGGAAATCGATGATTTGGTTCGAGTTTTCAATGTTTCAGTGGAGAGAGGAGTTAAACTAGATGATAGGCTATGTGGTTGCTTgttatccgttttgtctctaTCTCAAGGTAGCAAGGATGAGGAAAAGGTCCTTGCTTGTTTGCAGCAAGCTAACCCAAAATTGGTTGCTTTCATTCAGTTGATTGTAGATGAGGAAACTAGTTTTGAGACTGTGAAGGGAGAGTTCAAGGGTATCATAAGTAATGCCACGGTTGAGGTGAGAAGACCCTTCTGTAACTGCTTGATTGACATATGCAGAAGCAAAGATCTCCAAGAGAGAGCTCATGAACTACTCTACTTGGGGACCTTGTATGGATTATACCCAGGTCTGCACAGCAAGACAGAGTATGAATGGTGTTTAGACGTTCGATCATTGTCAGTTGGTGCAGCTCTAACTGCACTAGAAGAGTGGATGTGGACACTCACCAAAATTGTTCAGCGAGAGGAGGCGCTGCCGGAGTATTTCTTAGCCCAGACAGGTACTGGTGCTCATAAGTTTGCCCAAGGATTGAacctttcttttgcttctcATGTGAGGAAACTAGCTGCTCCATTTAGGCAGAGTGAGGATAAAGTTGGCTCTTTTATTGCAACTAGAGAGGATTTAGTCTCTTGGATACAATCAAAGTTTCTCTCAACCACTACGGCAACATAG
- the LOC130711890 gene encoding protein phosphatase 2C 29 — protein MGSGLSNLCSCFEPVNRENGPDHHHVVDFTATEPLDETLGHSFCYVRSSARFISPTHSDRFLSPSTSLRFSPSHDHRATRPEFHETGFKSISGAAVSANSSVPKTVIQLEEDAAAADTVATKGSIVNGFESTSLFSALPLQPVPRGGELLEGGGGFFLSGPIESGAHSGPIHGGAGGDSSGISGGGDIPFSAPLGGMYARKKKLKGVSGFRKAFQRKVPDKKRPWVVPVLNFVGRKEVAVTEEKHPAAVEARSESNSNVQWALGKAGEDRVHVVVSEEQGWLFVGIYDGFNGPDAPEFLMGHLYRAVHNELQGLFWEVEEEAAQESNLAGQSVAEVKSKEGEGEDSGSASAKMVVQGAVTGTESRRRRLWELLAEDPEDGLDLSGSDRFAFSVDDAVSVSNANAGSAVSRRWLLLSKLKHGLTKHKEGHGKKLLPWNLGTEEKEKVEVESNRVEDQPSGGGGGGKRRKVGPVDHDLVLSALSRALEVTELAYLDMTDKLLDTNPELALMGSCLLVAVMRDEDVYVMNVGDSRAIVAHYEPKEVASNVVESGNKGDTGSSTESIVEEPVAESAIKLGNQRRAQETRLVALQLSTDHSTSIEEEIIRIKNEHPDDNQCIVNDRVKGRLKVTRAFGAGFLKQPKWNEAVLEMFRNHYIGTAPYISCCPSLRHHKLCPEDQFLILSSDGLYQYLNNEEVVSQVESFMEKFPEGDPAQHLIEELLLRAAKKAGMDFHELLDIPQGDRRKYHDDVTVMVISLEGRIWKSSGKYL, from the exons ATGGGTAGTGGACTCTCCAACCTGTGTTCCTGCTTTGAACCGGTGAACCGGGAAAACGGACCGGACCACCACCACGTCGTTGATTTCACGGCCACCGAGCCATTGGACGAAACCCTAGGCCACTCCTTCTGCTACGTCAGATCCTCCGCTCGCTTCATCTCTCCGACCCACTCCGATCGCTTCCTCTCACCTTCCACCTCGCTCCGGTTTTCCCCTTCCCATGACCACCGAGCAACCCGACCCGAATTTCACGAGACCGGGTTCAAATCCATTTCCGGCGCCGCCGTTAGTGCTAACAGCTCTGTTCCCAAGACGGTTATTCAGCTAGAAGAGGACGCCGCCGCGGCGGATACTGTTGCCACCAAGGGTAGTATTGTCAATGGGTTCGAGAGCACGTCGTTGTTCAGCGCTCTCCCGCTTCAGCCCGTGCCGCGAGGGGGGGAGCTTCTCGAGGGCGGTGGCGGGTTCTTCCTCTCCGGGCCAATTGAGAGTGGGGCGCACTCTGGACCGATTCACGGCGGTGCCGGAGGCGACAGCAGCGGTATCTCCGGCGGCGGGGATATTCCATTTTCTGCGCCGCTTGGGGGGATGTAcgcgaggaagaagaagctgaagggtgTGTCGGGGTTCCGGAAGGCGTTTCAACGGAAGGTGCCGGATAAGAAGCGGCCGTGGGTGGTGCCGGTGCTGAACTTCGTTGGGAGGAAGGAGGTTGCGGTGACCGAGGAGAAGCATCCGGCGGCGGTGGAGGCGAGGAGCGAGAGCAATAGCAACGTACAGTGGGCGCTTGGGAAGGCCGGGGAGGATCGGGTTCATGTGGTGGTGTCGGAGGAGCAGGGGTGGTTGTTCGTAGGGATATACGACGGTTTCAACGGCCCCGACGCGCCGGAGTTTCTGATGGGTCATCTCTACCGCGCCGTTCACAACGAGCTTCAGGGTTTGTTCTGGGAAGTCGAAGAAGAAGCAGCTCAGGAGAGCAACCTTGCAGGGCAGAGCGTAGCTGAGGTGAAGAGCAAGGAGGGAGAAGGTGAAGATTCGGGTTCTGCTTCGGCGAAGATGGTAGTGCAGGGAGCTGTAACGGGAACCGAGAGTAGACGGCGTAGATTGTGGGAGCTTCTCGCTGAAGACCCCGAAGATGGACTCGATCTTTCTGGGTCTGACAGGTTTGCGTTTTCTGTTGACGATGCAGTCAGCGTTAGCAATGCCAATGCGGGTTCTGCAGTTAGCAGACGGTGGCTGTTGTTGTCAAAACTGAAACATGGGTTGACAAAGCACAAGGAGGGTCATGGTAAGAAGTTGTTACCGTGGAATTTGGGGACGGAGGAGAAAGAGAAGGTGGAGGTGGAGAGTAATAGGGTGGAAGACCAGCctagtggtggcggtggtggtgggaagagGCGGAAAGTAGGTCCCGTGGATCATGATCTGGTTTTGAGTGCGCTGTCTCGGGCATTAGAAGTAACGGAGCTTGCATATTTGGATATGACGGATAAGCTTCTCGACACAAATCCGGAACTTGCTTTGATGGGTTCTTGTCTATTGGTTGCTGTTATGAGGGATGAGGATGTCTATGTGATGAATGTTGGGGATAGCCGTGCTATTGTTGCACACTACGAGCCCAAGGAGGTTGCTTCTAATGTGGTGGAATCTGGGAACAAGGGAGATACCGGTTCCAGCACTGAGAGCATTGTTGAGGAGCCCGTAGCTGAAAGTGCAATCAAGTTGGGGAATCAGCGTCGTGCTCAAGAAACGAGGTTGGTTGCATTGCAACTGTCTACTGATCACAGCACCAGCATTGAAGAA GAAATCATTAGAATTAAGAATGAGCATCCTGATGATAACCAATGTATAGTCAATGATAGAGTTAAAGGCCGTCTTAAGGTCACCAGAGCATTTGGGGCAGGATTTTTGAAACAG ccAAAGTGGAATGAGGCAGTTCTAGAAATGTTTCGTAATCACTATATTGGCACTGCTCCATATATATCCTGCTGTCCTTCGCTGCGTCACCATAAGTTATGCCCAGAAGATCAGTTCCTGATCCTCTCATCTGATGGTTTATATCAATATCTAAACAACGAAGAAGTGGTTTCTCAAGTTGAGAGCTTCATGGAAAAGTTCCCAGAAGGAGACCCTGCCCAACATTTGATAGAAGAACTGCTCCTCCGTGCCGCCAAGAAGGCTG GAATGGACTTTCATGAATTGCTGGATATCCCACAAGGAGATCGGAGGAAGTATCATGATGATGTTACTGTTATGGTGATATCACTTGAAGGGAGAATCTGGAAATCTTCAGGAAAATATCTATAA